The following are from one region of the Trichocoleus sp. genome:
- a CDS encoding gluconokinase, whose translation MSHNYFIGVDIGTTSTKAIVFSAVGDVKGMGNKGYPLLVPQLGWAEQDPDAIFKAMIAAIRDAVSQSGVLQSQIAAVSFSGAMHSVIAIDAQGEPLHHAIIWADNRSVAQTARLKQDGFGHSLYLRTGTPIHPMSPLPKLMWMREENPNIFERAVRFISIKEYVLYQLLNHFIVDYSIASATGLLNLERLQWDETALATAGIRAEQLSQLVPTTHVLRGMKPEYAAAMGLAPDTPIVVGANDGCLANLGVGAIAPHQIAITIGTSSAVRAVIPKPKTDEKERTFCYALTEDHWVIGGPSNNGGIVLRWLRDNFCQIEVEQAKQQGIDPYDLMVQAATQIAPGAEGLICLPFLSGERAPYWNPNARGIFFGVGLHHHKAHFIRSVLEGVLFAVYSITLALRDLAGTAQEIRASGGFARSAPWREMAADLFGSEVLVPQVYEGSAFGAAALGMYAVQAISHLEDVEKLIQIGDRHSPNLDFFNTYQQLFSVYERVYAGVVEEFTTLAAFQRQE comes from the coding sequence ATGAGTCACAACTACTTCATTGGGGTTGATATTGGCACAACCAGTACCAAGGCAATTGTTTTTTCTGCCGTAGGTGACGTTAAAGGCATGGGAAATAAGGGTTATCCCCTGCTGGTGCCTCAACTTGGTTGGGCAGAACAAGACCCAGATGCCATTTTTAAAGCGATGATCGCAGCAATTCGCGATGCTGTCAGTCAATCGGGTGTATTGCAATCGCAAATTGCAGCCGTTAGCTTTAGTGGGGCAATGCATAGCGTCATTGCGATCGATGCCCAAGGAGAGCCGCTACATCATGCCATTATTTGGGCAGATAATCGCAGTGTTGCCCAAACTGCGCGACTGAAACAGGATGGTTTTGGGCATTCACTCTACCTCCGAACAGGCACTCCCATCCACCCCATGTCACCATTACCAAAACTGATGTGGATGCGAGAGGAGAACCCAAATATTTTTGAACGTGCAGTTCGGTTTATCTCGATTAAAGAATACGTTCTCTACCAATTGTTGAATCACTTCATTGTTGATTACTCGATCGCATCTGCAACTGGATTATTGAATCTGGAGCGACTTCAGTGGGATGAAACCGCACTTGCAACGGCAGGGATTCGGGCTGAGCAACTCAGTCAACTGGTGCCGACGACCCATGTTTTGCGGGGCATGAAACCAGAGTATGCGGCAGCAATGGGGCTTGCGCCTGACACGCCGATCGTTGTTGGGGCAAATGATGGATGTCTGGCTAATTTGGGAGTCGGAGCGATCGCCCCTCACCAGATTGCCATTACCATTGGCACAAGTAGCGCCGTTCGTGCTGTTATCCCTAAACCCAAAACGGATGAGAAGGAGCGAACATTCTGCTACGCGCTGACCGAAGATCATTGGGTGATCGGTGGACCTTCTAATAACGGCGGAATTGTTTTGCGGTGGCTGCGGGATAATTTTTGTCAGATTGAAGTGGAGCAAGCCAAGCAGCAAGGCATTGACCCTTATGATTTAATGGTGCAAGCCGCGACCCAAATTGCTCCCGGTGCAGAAGGATTAATCTGTTTGCCTTTCCTCTCAGGAGAACGGGCACCTTACTGGAACCCCAATGCACGCGGCATTTTCTTTGGAGTGGGATTACACCATCACAAAGCTCACTTCATTCGATCGGTGCTGGAAGGCGTTTTATTTGCAGTTTATAGCATTACGTTGGCATTGCGAGATCTGGCTGGAACTGCCCAAGAAATTCGGGCATCCGGTGGTTTTGCTCGTTCAGCCCCTTGGCGAGAAATGGCAGCAGACCTATTCGGCTCTGAAGTGCTGGTTCCGCAAGTGTATGAAGGTAGTGCATTTGGTGCAGCAGCATTGGGAATGTATGCGGTGCAAGCGATCTCTCATCTAGAAGATGTGGAGAAATTGATCCAAATTGGCGATCGCCACTCACCCAATCTCGATTTTTTCAATACCTATCAACAATTATTCTCGGTTTATGAGCGAGTTTATGCTGGCGTTGTCGAAGAATTCACAACATTAGCCGCGTTTCAACGACAAGAGTGA
- a CDS encoding MerR family transcriptional regulator, translating into MQPIALKVGDLAKQTGVSVRTLHYYDEIGLLSPSHRTEAGYRLYSDADIIRLQQIVSLRQIGFSLEQIRECLEQSKFSPHHVVQLHLAQLKEQIALQQQLYARLEVIATRLQLTEAVSVREFIELIEVTTMVGKYYTPEQQEYLKTRENLLGQERIRQVEGEWQELIEQVRAEMANGTDPASESVQALARRWRSLIAEFTGGDPGIEQSLNQMYQQEGAEVASQGTVDAALMEYMGRAMQ; encoded by the coding sequence ATGCAACCAATTGCTTTAAAGGTAGGCGATCTCGCCAAACAAACTGGAGTCTCCGTCCGAACGCTGCACTACTACGATGAGATTGGCTTACTCTCGCCGTCCCATCGCACTGAAGCAGGCTATCGACTGTATAGCGATGCAGACATCATCCGTTTGCAGCAAATCGTATCGCTGCGGCAGATTGGCTTCTCTCTGGAACAAATCCGGGAGTGTTTAGAGCAGAGCAAGTTTTCCCCTCATCATGTGGTGCAGCTACATCTCGCTCAACTGAAGGAGCAAATCGCCTTACAGCAGCAGCTTTATGCACGGCTAGAGGTAATTGCTACCCGCTTGCAATTGACTGAGGCAGTTTCAGTCCGGGAATTCATTGAATTAATTGAGGTTACAACAATGGTTGGAAAATATTACACCCCAGAACAGCAAGAATATCTCAAAACCAGAGAGAATCTGCTTGGTCAGGAGCGAATTCGGCAAGTCGAAGGAGAATGGCAGGAACTGATTGAGCAAGTTCGCGCGGAAATGGCAAATGGAACTGATCCGGCGAGTGAATCGGTGCAAGCTCTAGCACGACGCTGGCGATCGCTAATTGCAGAGTTCACAGGCGGCGATCCTGGAATTGAGCAATCCTTAAACCAGATGTATCAGCAGGAGGGAGCCGAAGTTGCCAGTCAGGGTACTGTCGATGCAGCACTGATGGAATATATGGGTAGGGCGATGCAATAG